From Cataglyphis hispanica isolate Lineage 1 chromosome 3, ULB_Chis1_1.0, whole genome shotgun sequence, a single genomic window includes:
- the LOC126859459 gene encoding protein LSM14 homolog A-A isoform X1: protein MSGGMPELGSKISLISKADIRYEGRLFTVDPQECTIALANVRSFGTEDRETQLPVAPQNQVYEYILFRGSDIKDIRVVNNVSSIPNDPAIVQMTVQPSMGQQSYQPQPSYGHPMMGQMGPMGGQYGAPYGMGMGAMGPVMGMQTAARDPRGTINKQQSELSLGSAEPNAISIPNSLPTANIDPLPKDQSLEDGVLDLISGGSRSTTPTSSLLTRKSPTMDQGIQVGHEQQSQQQNSNIGKLNDKSNIRTVQPPRRDHDSHGGAKTNMGMSQYNDAKRDMMKQDHNQGHGQGGRGNRGHPQGGWMNRGNMRGRGGGRGRGNFRTIQAGNAGAKPKNTLKFDNDYDFEQANTEFEELRSQLAKTKIDGADNEKKDDSGNETGAGEGEPEEEPEIVHYDKSKSFFDNISCEAVERSKGRFQRTDWRTERKLNSETFGVASTRRGGFRGRGYFTRGMGNMYRGSGGGNPGFRGGYRGSRGGNRKPPNQLQSNTVSQNRATNEQSASQSQTNVI from the exons ATGAGCGGTGGTATGCCAGAGCTGGGCTCGAAGATCAGCTTGATCTCGAAAGCAGATATTCGCTATGAGGGCCGACTGTTCACTGTCGATCCGCAGGAGTGCACGATTGCCCTGGCTAACG TGCGCTCCTTTGGTACTGAGGACCGAGAAACTCAACTTCCTGTGGCACCACAAAATCAAGTGTATGAATATATCTTGTTTCGTGGATCTGACATCAAAGACATCAGAGTTGTCAATAATGTTAGTTCTATTCCCAATGATCCAGCTATCGTGCAG atGACAGTGCAGCCATCTATGGGTCAGCAATCATATCAACCACAGCCCAGTTATGGCCATCCGATGATGGGCCAGATGGGCCCAATGGGTGGCCAATATGGAGCTCCCTATGGCATGGGTATGGGAGCCATGGGCCCGGTAATGGGAATGCAGACTGCAGCTAGAGATCCTCGCGGAACAATTAATAAACAGCAAAGTGAGTTGAGCTTGGGCTCCGCTGAACCCAATGCCATCTCTATCCCAAACTCACTGCCAACGGCCAATATCGACCCATTACCAAAAGATCAATCTCTGGAAGATG GTGTATTGGATCTCATCAGTGGTGGTTCTCGTTCTACCACTCCTACATCATCCTTACTGACAAGGAAAAGCCCAACTATGGATCAAGGTATTCAGGTAGGACATGAACAGCAATCGCAGCAGCAGAATAGTAACATTGGAAAATTGAATGATAAGTCGAACATCAGGACTGTCCAACCGCCTCGTCGAGATCATGATAG tCACGGAGGTGCTAAGACCAATATGGGCATGTCTCAATATAACGATGCAAAGAGAGACATGATGAAACAAGATCATAACCAAGGTCATGGTCAAGGCGGTCGGGGTAATCGCGGTCATCCCCAAGGTGGTTGGATGAATCGCGGCAACATGAGAGGTAGAGGAGGAGGTAGAGGACGCGGTAATTTCCGTACGATTCAAGCAGGCAACGCTGGTGCCAAGCCTAAGAATACACTCAAATTTGACAATGACTATGATTTTGAACAAGCCAACACTGAGTTCGAAGAGTTGAG atcgCAATTGGCAAAGACGAAGATTGATGGCGCtgataatgagaaaaaagacGACAGTGGGAATGAAACAGGCGCGGGTGAAGGTGAACCTGAAGAAGAACCAGAGATTGTTCACTATGATAAATCGAAGTCattctttgataatattagCTGTGAAGCTGTCGAAAGGAGTAAAGG GCGATTCCAACGTACGGATTGGAGAACGGAACGAAAGCTGAATTCGGAAACGTTTGGCGTAGCTTCCACGAGACGCGGAGGATTCCGCGGCCGTGGTTATTTCACTCGCGGAATGGGAAACATGTACAGAGGCAGCGGTGGTGGTAATCCTGGTTTCCGGGGTGGCTATCGAGGTAGCAGGGGCGGTAATCGAAAGCCTCCCAACCAACTACAGAGTAATACGGTGAGTCAAAATCGCGCGACCAACGAACAGTCTGCTTCTCAATCGCAGACGaacgttatttaa
- the LOC126859459 gene encoding protein LSM14 homolog A isoform X2, whose protein sequence is MSGGMPELGSKISLISKADIRYEGRLFTVDPQECTIALANVRSFGTEDRETQLPVAPQNQVYEYILFRGSDIKDIRVVNNVSSIPNDPAIVQMTVQPSMGQQSYQPQPSYGHPMMGQMGPMGGQYGAPYGMGMGAMGPVMGMQTAARDPRGTINKQQSVLDLISGGSRSTTPTSSLLTRKSPTMDQGIQVGHEQQSQQQNSNIGKLNDKSNIRTVQPPRRDHDSHGGAKTNMGMSQYNDAKRDMMKQDHNQGHGQGGRGNRGHPQGGWMNRGNMRGRGGGRGRGNFRTIQAGNAGAKPKNTLKFDNDYDFEQANTEFEELRSQLAKTKIDGADNEKKDDSGNETGAGEGEPEEEPEIVHYDKSKSFFDNISCEAVERSKGRFQRTDWRTERKLNSETFGVASTRRGGFRGRGYFTRGMGNMYRGSGGGNPGFRGGYRGSRGGNRKPPNQLQSNTVSQNRATNEQSASQSQTNVI, encoded by the exons ATGAGCGGTGGTATGCCAGAGCTGGGCTCGAAGATCAGCTTGATCTCGAAAGCAGATATTCGCTATGAGGGCCGACTGTTCACTGTCGATCCGCAGGAGTGCACGATTGCCCTGGCTAACG TGCGCTCCTTTGGTACTGAGGACCGAGAAACTCAACTTCCTGTGGCACCACAAAATCAAGTGTATGAATATATCTTGTTTCGTGGATCTGACATCAAAGACATCAGAGTTGTCAATAATGTTAGTTCTATTCCCAATGATCCAGCTATCGTGCAG atGACAGTGCAGCCATCTATGGGTCAGCAATCATATCAACCACAGCCCAGTTATGGCCATCCGATGATGGGCCAGATGGGCCCAATGGGTGGCCAATATGGAGCTCCCTATGGCATGGGTATGGGAGCCATGGGCCCGGTAATGGGAATGCAGACTGCAGCTAGAGATCCTCGCGGAACAATTAATAAACAGCAAA GTGTATTGGATCTCATCAGTGGTGGTTCTCGTTCTACCACTCCTACATCATCCTTACTGACAAGGAAAAGCCCAACTATGGATCAAGGTATTCAGGTAGGACATGAACAGCAATCGCAGCAGCAGAATAGTAACATTGGAAAATTGAATGATAAGTCGAACATCAGGACTGTCCAACCGCCTCGTCGAGATCATGATAG tCACGGAGGTGCTAAGACCAATATGGGCATGTCTCAATATAACGATGCAAAGAGAGACATGATGAAACAAGATCATAACCAAGGTCATGGTCAAGGCGGTCGGGGTAATCGCGGTCATCCCCAAGGTGGTTGGATGAATCGCGGCAACATGAGAGGTAGAGGAGGAGGTAGAGGACGCGGTAATTTCCGTACGATTCAAGCAGGCAACGCTGGTGCCAAGCCTAAGAATACACTCAAATTTGACAATGACTATGATTTTGAACAAGCCAACACTGAGTTCGAAGAGTTGAG atcgCAATTGGCAAAGACGAAGATTGATGGCGCtgataatgagaaaaaagacGACAGTGGGAATGAAACAGGCGCGGGTGAAGGTGAACCTGAAGAAGAACCAGAGATTGTTCACTATGATAAATCGAAGTCattctttgataatattagCTGTGAAGCTGTCGAAAGGAGTAAAGG GCGATTCCAACGTACGGATTGGAGAACGGAACGAAAGCTGAATTCGGAAACGTTTGGCGTAGCTTCCACGAGACGCGGAGGATTCCGCGGCCGTGGTTATTTCACTCGCGGAATGGGAAACATGTACAGAGGCAGCGGTGGTGGTAATCCTGGTTTCCGGGGTGGCTATCGAGGTAGCAGGGGCGGTAATCGAAAGCCTCCCAACCAACTACAGAGTAATACGGTGAGTCAAAATCGCGCGACCAACGAACAGTCTGCTTCTCAATCGCAGACGaacgttatttaa